In Lactococcus garvieae subsp. garvieae, the following proteins share a genomic window:
- the infB gene encoding translation initiation factor IF-2: MSDKKRINQIAKETGLKNADLVSAAQELGLAVKAHSSSVTDAEAEKIIARVKSGTTATEKTAAPTKTAQPKAKTSKKKDEAPRTFAGKAVVEDPAILARIKAKEEAEKAAKVEAEVKAESKVEEVKTVKQEKTAPKVEKKSEAPAPAAKKQEEKTTKPVKEEPKKALDKKPRIQIKVVKRAEDIKKEAAKKDAARQERRQNDRRNNDNRRGGQGRNQNDNRRNNDNQNRGGNKFESKPSTEVFSAPATSGKNNNRRDRDRKKSEHDKTSDGRRPGGPLRVNDNRNQVRNARNSNWNQKGRRGGKNQQSAAPVSTRKFHELPESVEYAEGMNVQDIAKAIKREPAEIIKKLFMMGTMVNQNQSLDEDTLELILMDYGITPVKKVEEDQSDIERLFVEEGYLNEENMVERPAVVTIMGHVDHGKTTLLDRFRESRVTEGEAGGITQHIGAYQIKTGDKKITFLDTPGHEAFTSMRARGASVTDITILVVAADDGVMPQTIEAINHSKAAGVPIIVAINKIDKPGANPQRVIQELAEHGVMSQAWGGESEFVEISAKFNQNLDALLETVLLVAEMQELKADPTVRAIGTVVEARLDQGRGAIATLLVQQGTLHVQDPIVVGNTYGRVRTMTNDLGRRIKEALPSTPVELTGLSDVPQAGDHFAVFEDEKSARAAGEERAKRAQLIKRQNTRRVSLDNLFDTLKEGQVKTVNIIIKADVQGTAEAMAASLQKIDVEGVKVDIVHAAVGAISESDVSLAAASNAIIIGFNVRPTGLAREQAEHEDVDIRLHSIIYKVIEEIETAMRGMLDPEYKEEIIGEAIVRETFNVSKVGTIAGFMVIRGKVQRDASVRVIRDGVVIHDGAIASLKHYKDDVKEVGNAQEGGLMVENYNDILVDDTFEVYKMVEIKR, encoded by the coding sequence TTGTCTGATAAAAAACGAATTAATCAAATCGCAAAAGAAACAGGATTGAAAAATGCTGATCTTGTGTCAGCAGCACAAGAATTGGGCTTGGCTGTTAAAGCTCACTCGAGTTCAGTCACAGATGCTGAAGCAGAAAAAATCATTGCACGTGTGAAATCAGGAACTACTGCAACTGAAAAAACAGCTGCTCCAACAAAAACTGCCCAACCAAAAGCGAAAACATCAAAGAAAAAAGATGAAGCACCACGGACCTTTGCAGGAAAAGCAGTGGTTGAAGACCCTGCTATCTTGGCACGTATCAAAGCTAAAGAAGAAGCAGAAAAAGCCGCAAAGGTTGAAGCTGAAGTAAAGGCTGAATCAAAAGTGGAAGAAGTTAAAACAGTAAAACAAGAAAAAACAGCGCCAAAAGTAGAGAAGAAATCAGAAGCTCCAGCTCCAGCAGCGAAAAAGCAAGAAGAAAAAACTACTAAACCAGTGAAAGAAGAACCTAAAAAAGCATTGGATAAAAAACCAAGGATTCAAATCAAAGTCGTAAAACGCGCAGAAGATATCAAAAAAGAAGCAGCGAAAAAAGATGCTGCTCGTCAAGAGCGTCGTCAAAATGATCGCCGTAACAACGACAATCGTCGTGGTGGGCAAGGTCGCAATCAAAATGACAATCGTCGCAATAATGATAACCAAAATCGTGGCGGCAATAAATTTGAGAGCAAACCATCAACAGAAGTATTCTCAGCACCTGCTACTTCTGGTAAAAACAATAACCGCCGTGATCGTGACCGCAAGAAAAGTGAACACGACAAAACTTCAGATGGTCGTCGTCCAGGCGGACCATTGCGTGTAAACGATAACCGTAATCAAGTACGTAATGCACGTAACTCAAACTGGAATCAAAAAGGGCGCCGTGGCGGTAAAAACCAACAATCTGCTGCACCAGTATCGACACGTAAATTCCATGAATTACCAGAATCAGTAGAGTATGCTGAAGGAATGAACGTTCAAGATATTGCAAAAGCAATCAAACGTGAACCAGCTGAAATCATCAAAAAACTCTTCATGATGGGAACAATGGTTAATCAAAACCAATCTCTTGATGAAGACACTTTGGAATTAATACTTATGGATTATGGCATTACTCCGGTTAAAAAAGTGGAAGAAGACCAATCTGATATTGAACGTCTTTTTGTTGAAGAAGGTTACCTTAACGAAGAAAACATGGTAGAACGTCCAGCCGTTGTGACAATCATGGGTCACGTTGACCATGGTAAAACAACCTTGCTTGACCGTTTCCGTGAATCTCGTGTCACTGAAGGCGAAGCTGGTGGTATCACACAACATATTGGGGCTTATCAAATCAAAACTGGTGATAAGAAAATCACTTTCTTGGACACACCAGGACACGAAGCATTCACAAGCATGCGTGCACGTGGTGCCTCAGTAACTGATATTACGATCTTGGTTGTTGCCGCTGATGATGGTGTTATGCCACAAACGATTGAAGCTATCAATCACTCAAAAGCTGCTGGTGTGCCAATCATCGTTGCTATCAATAAAATCGATAAGCCAGGCGCAAATCCACAACGTGTGATCCAAGAATTAGCTGAACATGGTGTTATGTCACAAGCTTGGGGCGGTGAATCTGAATTTGTTGAAATCTCAGCTAAGTTCAATCAAAATCTCGATGCCCTTTTGGAAACTGTCTTGCTTGTTGCTGAAATGCAAGAACTTAAAGCAGATCCAACTGTCCGTGCTATTGGTACAGTCGTTGAAGCACGTCTTGACCAAGGACGTGGTGCGATTGCAACACTCTTGGTACAACAAGGTACACTTCATGTCCAAGACCCAATCGTTGTTGGTAACACATACGGTCGTGTACGTACGATGACAAATGACTTGGGCCGTCGTATCAAAGAAGCATTGCCATCAACGCCAGTCGAATTAACGGGTCTCTCTGATGTTCCTCAAGCTGGGGATCATTTCGCGGTATTTGAAGATGAAAAATCTGCGCGTGCAGCTGGTGAAGAACGTGCCAAACGTGCTCAATTGATTAAACGTCAAAACACACGCCGTGTAAGTCTTGATAACCTCTTTGATACACTTAAAGAAGGCCAAGTGAAAACAGTTAACATCATCATCAAGGCTGATGTACAAGGTACAGCTGAAGCTATGGCTGCTTCATTACAAAAAATTGATGTTGAAGGTGTAAAAGTTGATATCGTTCACGCGGCAGTTGGTGCGATTAGTGAATCAGATGTTTCATTAGCAGCAGCTTCAAATGCGATTATCATTGGTTTCAATGTTCGTCCAACAGGACTTGCACGTGAGCAAGCAGAGCATGAAGATGTAGATATTCGCCTTCACAGCATCATCTATAAAGTGATCGAAGAAATCGAAACAGCCATGCGTGGTATGCTTGATCCAGAATACAAAGAAGAAATCATCGGTGAAGCAATTGTCCGTGAAACATTCAACGTTTCTAAAGTTGGTACAATTGCCGGATTTATGGTTATCCGCGGTAAAGTTCAACGTGATGCCAGCGTTCGGGTTATTCGTGATGGTGTAGTTATCCATGATGGAGCTATTGCTAGCTTGAAACATTACAAAGATGATGTGAAAGAAGTTGGTAATGCACAAGAAGGTGGTTTGATGGTAGAAAACTACAACGACATTCTTGTTGACGATACATTTGAAGTTTACAAAATGGTTGAAATCAAGCGTTAA
- a CDS encoding YlxQ-related RNA-binding protein: protein MDNTKKVLNLLGLAKRAGKVITGEELVVKAIQNGKASLVFVAHDASENLIKKITDKSSYYEVSVLQTFSVNELSVAIGANRKVLAIADDGFAKKMESLMTN from the coding sequence ATGGATAATACAAAAAAAGTATTGAATTTACTCGGTCTTGCTAAACGCGCAGGAAAAGTCATCACAGGGGAAGAACTTGTGGTCAAAGCCATTCAAAATGGCAAAGCCAGCTTAGTTTTTGTTGCCCATGATGCGTCAGAGAATTTGATCAAAAAAATCACCGATAAATCGAGTTACTATGAGGTAAGCGTCTTACAAACGTTCTCAGTAAATGAACTTTCAGTAGCAATTGGTGCTAACCGTAAAGTGTTAGCCATTGCTGATGATGGATTTGCAAAGAAAATGGAGAGCCTTATGACTAACTAA
- the rnpM gene encoding RNase P modulator RnpM — MKQKKTPMRKSVVSGEQIAKRDLLRIAFNKEGQISIDPTGKAHGRGAYIALSNEEAQLAKKRHVFDRTFSTKISDEFYDELISYVEHQVARRELAEATYSADLAPD, encoded by the coding sequence ATGAAACAAAAAAAGACTCCCATGAGAAAGTCAGTAGTTTCTGGTGAGCAAATCGCTAAACGTGATCTTTTACGTATTGCTTTTAACAAAGAGGGACAAATCTCCATTGACCCGACAGGTAAGGCACATGGCCGCGGTGCTTATATTGCCTTATCAAATGAAGAAGCACAGCTCGCCAAGAAGAGACATGTCTTTGATCGTACTTTCAGTACAAAAATCTCAGACGAATTTTATGACGAACTGATCAGTTATGTTGAACACCAAGTGGCACGCCGTGAATTAGCAGAAGCTACTTATTCGGCAGACTTGGCACCGGACTAA
- the nusA gene encoding transcription termination factor NusA: MSKEMLNAFTMLEEEKGIKQEIVIEAIEQAITAAYKRQYGQAQNVKVIFDEKKGNFNVYSTREIVDEVFDSRLEISLEDAQELNPHYEIGDKIMFEEKPKDFARTAAGAAKQVIMQKMREEERTIIYNEYSRYKDEIIMGTVEKVDARAVYVNLGRVDALLTAKDRISQENYHVGDKVKVYVTDVLLTPKGTRVFISRTAPDMLKRMFEKEIPEVYDGTVEIKSVARDAGDRAKVIVESHDENVDAIGTMVGAKGARIQGIIRELAGEKMDIIEYNADKATLIANALKPARIEQVAIREDGSAIAVVAQDQLSLAIGKRGQNVRLAAHVTNCKIDIKSEEDFQKEMAELDALVEEVDEIVEEVAETVSEEATTEE; the protein is encoded by the coding sequence ATGAGCAAGGAAATGCTTAACGCCTTTACAATGCTAGAAGAAGAAAAAGGCATTAAACAAGAGATTGTTATCGAAGCAATTGAGCAAGCAATCACAGCTGCTTACAAGCGCCAATATGGTCAAGCACAAAATGTGAAAGTTATTTTCGATGAGAAAAAAGGAAACTTCAATGTTTACTCAACACGTGAAATTGTGGATGAAGTCTTTGATAGCCGTCTTGAAATCTCACTAGAAGATGCCCAAGAATTAAACCCGCATTATGAAATTGGCGACAAAATCATGTTTGAAGAAAAACCAAAAGATTTTGCACGTACAGCAGCGGGTGCTGCTAAACAAGTTATCATGCAAAAAATGCGTGAAGAAGAACGCACAATCATTTACAATGAATACAGCCGTTACAAAGATGAAATCATCATGGGAACCGTTGAAAAAGTAGATGCACGTGCAGTTTATGTTAACTTGGGGCGTGTGGATGCACTTTTGACAGCCAAAGACCGTATCAGTCAAGAAAATTATCATGTTGGCGACAAAGTGAAAGTTTATGTCACTGACGTACTTTTGACACCAAAAGGGACACGTGTCTTCATCAGCCGTACAGCACCAGATATGCTTAAACGTATGTTTGAAAAAGAAATTCCTGAAGTTTACGATGGAACAGTAGAAATCAAATCTGTTGCGCGTGATGCGGGTGATCGTGCGAAAGTCATTGTCGAAAGTCATGATGAAAACGTAGATGCTATTGGTACAATGGTTGGTGCAAAAGGTGCACGTATCCAAGGAATTATCCGTGAACTTGCGGGTGAAAAGATGGATATCATCGAATACAATGCCGATAAGGCAACTTTGATTGCCAATGCACTTAAACCAGCGCGTATCGAGCAAGTGGCAATCCGTGAAGACGGTTCAGCGATTGCAGTTGTTGCTCAAGATCAATTGTCCTTGGCTATCGGTAAACGTGGACAAAACGTACGTCTTGCTGCACACGTTACAAACTGTAAGATCGATATCAAGTCCGAAGAAGATTTCCAAAAGGAAATGGCAGAGCTTGATGCACTTGTTGAAGAAGTAGATGAAATTGTAGAAGAAGTTGCTGAAACTGTTTCAGAAGAAGCAACAACTGAAGAATAG